Part of the Lolium rigidum isolate FL_2022 chromosome 6, APGP_CSIRO_Lrig_0.1, whole genome shotgun sequence genome, aacacacctctgcgagtgtaatgaatcgtgacctgtcactccacgttccgggatatggagctgcgaaaggctctggaaaggaactccatgaagttctagtaaaccggtgaaggctggcggacatagttcttctgaataaaagcaaccttttgaagaaatggttatgaaaacttgcattggtattagactttctggtctaatgttgtagctagtgcattaaacacctcttccctataatgaacttgttgagtacgctcgtactcataccactcttaaatcccctacttagatatggaggcatcgaaggaggatctacagtgcaactagaaggtcgagaagtcaacaactacttcaagagacaggaccctgtcagaggagtcagatacctcatccaacaaggagaaaacctagattatcaatagaaaggaactagcttcctaaacctagctcctacttagctagaatctattcatagcctctatagttagttaaatactctgcAAAGAGAGTTCGTAATAAGACTAGacaacgagtcgttcttctggagtttatctgcagttttacctcattgtaaagtaggaggctgtgatgatcttatgtaacagagtcaatgttgtaattctatagacatgccttggacccgcatatgtttctgttgtaccactctgagcgatatagtactagtgaaacggtgtttcattgatgttatatcagacttgcatagtacacaatgcagtggtatgccgggtcaccacacacgTCCACATGATCTTCTGCTGTCGTCTCTTCTGCTGCTCATCCCGCACCAGTGTCAAAGCGGTACTTTTTTTGTCCCAAAGAACTATGGTTGTATTTGTTGGTGTAAGTTATGAAGTACTGGTGGACATGAGCATTTTGAGGAAGCACTTGGCCATCACAATTGGAAAGGGGCTATGGATGAAGAAATCTCAACCTTGCAAACCAGTAGCACATGGCATCTGATGGCAAAATTGGTAGATGTAACACTCGTCTACTAAAAAGGGTTTAAATAGATATATGGTATTGACTATGAGAATACATTCAGTCGAGTGGTAAAAGCTCTAACTATTCGCTCTTTTGATGTCTCTCAAAACTAGGAGATGCATCAGCTCGATGTGAAAAATTTGTTTCTCCGTGTCGTTCTCGGAGAAGATGTTTATATGAGAGGGCATGAAAATTCTGAGCATCTTAGCTATATGTGCAAACTTAATAAAGTTCTCTATGGTCTTAAGCAGGCTCCCCGTGCTTGACTCCATGCTCTCGGTTTTACTCCATCCAAGGTTGATACTTTCTTATTTTCTACCGTAAAAATGAGATTACTATATTCATGCTCATATACGTTTGTTGGCATTATTGTCGCGGTAGATGTGGTTATTGCAGATTTGCGCATGGCCTTTGCACCGGAAGACTTGGGTTCGCTTCATTATTTTCTTGGATTGAAGTTGAAAGGGCATTGAATGGTATTTCTCCATCTTAAGAAAATTATATTTAAGATGCTGGTATGTGTGCTTGTAAAGTTGTTACCACCCCTCTTTCTACATTTGAAAAATCGTATGTTTCTGAAGGAGAACCCCTTGTTGATCCCGATGCTACTCGATACATGAGTATAATTGGAGCCTTGCAGTATGACACTTTGAATTGGacatatatatctttgtgttaacAAAGTTTGCCAGTTTTTGCATGCACCAACAACTCTTCATCGGACAATTGTAAAGAGAATTTTTGATATTTACTATTTCTCTTGAAATGAAATTTGTGAAGTTTGAGTCTACATTGGTCAGTGCATTTTCTGATGGAGTCTGGGCATGCTATCCAGATGATAGGCGATCTAAAGGAGGTTTTGCAGTGTTTCTTGCTTCCGACCTTGTTTCTTGGAGTGCACGCAAACAAGGCACGGTGTCAAGATCGAGTACTGAGGCACAATACAAATTCTTGGGAAGTGCAACAACTGAAGTAATATGGGTTCAAACTTTGTTGGCGGAATTTGGTGTTAATCATCCTAAggcggcatctttgtggtgttataaTCTTGGTACACCATATTTATCAGctaatccagtgtttcatgctagAACTAATCTTATGGATGTGGAATACCATTTTATTCGAGAAAGAGCTGCTAATATGTAGCAGGTTCATACCTTCATGTGATCAAGTCAGCTCATGGGTTTACAAAACCTTTGCCGAGTTGCAGCTAGAAGCTTTTCATGGCAATCTCAACTTAGATAAGTTGTGGTTGAGGGAGCGTGTAAACTAACATGTTGAGTTGTGTGCGTGCGTGTACCGTGTTTTGTACCGTTGGGTTGTACATGGCATGCTTGGAGATGGTTGCCTGAGATTTAGTTAATTATATtgtattttttttgagaaatataGTACAAACGCATGCACTCATATACAAACGCATACACTCACTCATAtgaacgcacaccctacccctatgagcaccctccgaaagactgagccgacggattggatcttgaaattaacgaagtcaccacagacacCTCGCTgtcgaacgtcgcctcccactgaatgaatattctgcCTTTATGAGATACAAATATCGTTGACTATATAACACACACTTCCCCGCCAAGAAGGCATATGTTCAACCCAAATTGATAGTGTTCCCATGTTCTCTCATCCGAAAGGCAACAACTAAAATTGCATGTTCTAAACTAGAAAATGTTATTTGCTACTCTAAATATGTCATCTTCTAAACATGGCTGACTGTTTTTTTCCACATGCTTTTTTTTATATGTTCCTTTCACACATGCTAGTGGGCTGAATTTGGGAGCAGCGCCCGTTGGCCCCGCTTCACTGCACGGGGACGGGGGCCGTGGCGGAGCTGCTGGCGTCGACGGTGCATGCCCACCGCCCCATGCACCCCCACGGCTCCACCCCGCACGCACCCACGTCTAGCGTCTAGGTCACCTTACCCGGACTGGACGCGACCCGCGTTCTCCGCATCGCGTGATAAAGCGCAGGCGCAAACGCCGGGCGGCTCCATCGATCGGCTCCTCTCCGCGCCCATTTCCCTCCTCGTCCGTCCACTTCATCGGGTAATTCCTCCTGGTCCGGGCGGCGCGTGCTAGGTAAGAACCGGCCGTCGATTCCATCCAGCGCGCGCCCAAACATGGGcaccggagaggaggaagagACGCAGAAATCCGGGGACGCGACGACGGCGGACGAAGGCGGACAGGATCAGGAGgcgcgggaggaagaagaaggagggttGATGGCGGGCCTGGTGGGCAAGGCCAGGGAGTTCGTGTCGGAGAAGATCGCGCAGATCCCCAAGCCGGAGGCGGCGCTGGAGCGCGTCTCCTTCAAGAGCATCAGCAGCGAGGGCGTCACCCTCCACAGCCACGTCGACGTCAGCAACCCCTACTCCTACCGCATCCCCATCTGCGAGCTCACCTACACCTTCAAGAGCGACGGCAAGTACGTAACCTGCCATTGATCGATCGATCATCTCTGTCCATATATCTGAACGGTCTTATATATGCCATATGGTTCTTTGCGTGATTGTAGGGTGATAGCATCAGGCACGATGCCTGACCCCGGGTGGATCGGCGCCAGCGGGCTGACCAAGCTGGAGCTGCCGGTGAACGTGCCCTACGACTTCGTCATGTCGCTGATGAAGGATCTGAGCGGGGACTGGGACATCGACTACGTGCTGGACGTCGGGATCACCATCGACCTCCCCGTACTCGGCACCTTCACCATCCCGCTCACCACCCAAGGGGAGATGAAGCTCCCCACATTCCGGGACTTGTTCTGAACATTTTTGGTCGCCTAGTTATTTGCCCATTCTTGCCTTCAGCTGGGTGCTGTACGTATGAGGGTCTTATTTGTTGGTTGATGCGCGGATGAATGTTGAAATTAGATTTGTGTTGCAAGTATTGCCATTTTCATGCACTTCTTAACATACTTGGCGTTGCTTCCCATGCTTGCATTGGCGCCGCATTCACCTGATGATTTCCATTTTTCTTACATATGAATCTCTGCACATGAACCAGGGATTTGGTTACCAAATGAAATACCATACTTACCGGCCGGTAACCAGAGTTCTCATCCTCTCCGGTAAATGAGCTAGCTTATCTGCCAAAAAATTGCAGTCCACTAGAGTTTGGTTTGAATTTCGGTTGCTTGATTACTCCAACCTAAACGGTATGTGTTCCCCTTCCACTATAACCCCATGCTACACCTCATTTCTCCAAATCTTCCGCTTCCTCCTTGTCCAAAACTTATTTTCAAATATTTAGATACTTTTaaactttgaaaatcaaaatTTCTTTGAGAATCTCGTACGGTATTTGACGGTTATCTGCGGTAACCACGGTTAGCTGAAATCCCGACCGCCATAGAGAATTTTTTTCCAAACCAGTACCCGAAACCTTTCTTCAAACGAGTCTG contains:
- the LOC124659766 gene encoding late embryogenesis abundant protein Lea14-A-like translates to MGTGEEEETQKSGDATTADEGGQDQEAREEEEGGLMAGLVGKAREFVSEKIAQIPKPEAALERVSFKSISSEGVTLHSHVDVSNPYSYRIPICELTYTFKSDGKVIASGTMPDPGWIGASGLTKLELPVNVPYDFVMSLMKDLSGDWDIDYVLDVGITIDLPVLGTFTIPLTTQGEMKLPTFRDLF